One Granulicella sp. 5B5 DNA window includes the following coding sequences:
- a CDS encoding TonB-dependent receptor — protein sequence MSNIFTSRLRSLSIGLALAAAAALPLAAQTAATGNITGTVTDPTGAAVPGATVTIINNDTNVKRTIQTNGVGSYSVPFLIPGNYEVLATGSGFGKIDHQHLTLTVGSTLTVDAALPNGSVTTAVEVTTEPAILDPSITAVNTTIDEHIIDNAPVNSRNWDSFVLLSPNTAPDGGSGLIAFHGISGLYNGNYVDGANNNQMLFAEARGRASGAPYVYSLDSIKEFQSETADYSAEFGQAAGGVVNAVTKSGTDQVHGDLFYYLRYPALNALDPYSKWSALHNGGNQFLLTQPIHQQQQFGGSVGGPIIKDKLFGFFTYDGFRQVGKALYYTGDTITLTPTPEGNSSTIISPTQCPAGITATQCTAAINFIQSLDGSTAIPANRFAKENVFFPRLDYQPTEKDHIFADFNFVDFDRSNGYAANPTYSNSSVSTNGPTSYHERFLIANATHAFSANAVNEARFQWGTDLETAGANASGPSVTLSSLTAYGMPNALPRIAEPDETRWQGTDVFSLNKGHHAFKFGGDINFVHEIMINLYQGGGLYSYSNSAYQNFTAWAGDAFAGQAGDTVANAGHGYSSFVQTIDAINGPTAAAGGDDFWMHMYDVFAEDSWKLGKTVTLNAGVRYDIQLTPNPTHPNTSSPLAAEYNQTIKNVADRIQPRVGLSWQPMNGTVVRLGYGMFSALNQGSTYYAMRVENGVYQINETVGPTGLPVKFPDVLFPLPTVDPSITNALIPAGGAVPVAEYPFPTSTTPVLTSGFHGLSPNFVPPISHEMDLSVEQQLPGRFTLKIGYVGTRAEHLPYFVDANLVGQTPSGLRTYQVTKANGQVQAYTLPFYQKADRINPAISSLNTGFSSANLWYNSLATELHRSFQNGFELEINETWSHSLDDDQVSGAFGTFYGGNPPLDPNNIKAEYGNSDTDLRNRFVATGTYQSHLMPDNKAFKYVINPFKFSGSYIAQTGQPNVAGTSGYPGSSSASTALAGDLGGPTGAVMSSGSGTATTGRPFYIQRNSQFAPGLQDLDMRVSRDIPIFRSIYMQLSAEAFNLANHRIITGVNSTYATYVAPGATSSGYTCPASGAGPTSGGSTFGGCYVPYVSATAGFNTASGTSNLLYGPRQMQFIAKLFF from the coding sequence ATGTCTAACATCTTCACTTCACGCCTGCGCAGCCTGTCCATTGGCCTCGCCCTGGCCGCTGCCGCAGCTCTGCCGCTCGCCGCCCAGACGGCTGCCACCGGCAATATCACCGGTACCGTCACCGACCCTACCGGCGCGGCCGTCCCGGGCGCCACGGTCACCATCATCAATAACGACACCAACGTCAAGCGCACCATCCAGACAAACGGTGTCGGCTCCTATTCGGTGCCGTTCCTTATCCCCGGCAACTATGAAGTTCTCGCCACCGGCTCCGGCTTCGGCAAGATCGACCATCAGCACCTCACGCTGACCGTCGGCTCCACGCTGACCGTCGACGCCGCGCTCCCCAACGGCAGCGTCACCACCGCCGTTGAAGTGACCACCGAGCCCGCGATCCTCGATCCTTCCATCACAGCCGTCAACACCACCATCGACGAGCACATCATCGACAACGCGCCCGTCAACTCCCGCAACTGGGACAGCTTCGTGCTCCTCTCGCCCAATACCGCTCCTGACGGTGGTTCGGGCCTCATCGCCTTCCACGGCATCTCCGGTCTCTACAACGGCAACTACGTCGACGGCGCCAACAACAACCAGATGCTCTTCGCCGAAGCCCGCGGCCGCGCCTCCGGCGCACCTTACGTCTACTCCCTCGACTCCATCAAGGAGTTCCAGTCCGAAACAGCGGACTACTCCGCTGAGTTCGGCCAGGCCGCCGGCGGCGTCGTCAACGCCGTCACCAAGTCCGGTACCGACCAGGTTCACGGCGACCTCTTCTACTATCTCCGCTACCCGGCACTGAACGCCCTCGACCCCTATTCCAAGTGGTCGGCGCTTCACAACGGCGGCAATCAGTTCCTGCTCACGCAGCCCATTCACCAGCAGCAGCAGTTCGGTGGTTCGGTCGGCGGCCCCATCATCAAGGACAAGCTCTTCGGCTTCTTCACCTACGACGGTTTCCGCCAGGTCGGCAAGGCGCTCTACTACACCGGCGACACCATTACGCTGACCCCCACGCCCGAAGGCAACTCGTCCACCATCATCTCGCCCACGCAGTGCCCCGCCGGCATCACCGCCACGCAGTGTACCGCTGCTATCAACTTCATCCAGTCGCTCGATGGCAGCACCGCCATCCCGGCCAATCGCTTCGCCAAGGAGAACGTCTTCTTCCCGCGTCTCGACTACCAGCCGACCGAGAAGGACCACATCTTCGCCGACTTCAACTTCGTCGACTTCGACCGTAGCAACGGCTATGCGGCGAACCCCACGTACTCCAACTCCTCGGTCAGCACCAACGGCCCCACCAGCTACCACGAGCGCTTCCTCATAGCCAACGCCACGCATGCCTTCTCGGCCAACGCGGTCAACGAAGCCCGCTTCCAGTGGGGCACCGACCTCGAAACCGCGGGCGCCAACGCTTCCGGACCCAGCGTTACTCTCTCCAGCCTCACCGCCTACGGCATGCCTAATGCTCTACCCCGTATCGCGGAGCCCGACGAGACCCGTTGGCAGGGAACCGATGTCTTCAGCCTCAACAAGGGCCACCACGCCTTCAAGTTCGGCGGCGACATCAACTTCGTTCACGAAATCATGATTAACCTCTACCAGGGTGGAGGTCTCTACAGCTACTCCAACTCGGCGTACCAGAACTTCACCGCATGGGCCGGTGACGCCTTTGCGGGGCAGGCGGGTGATACCGTCGCCAACGCTGGCCACGGCTACTCCAGCTTCGTCCAGACCATCGATGCTATCAACGGTCCCACCGCGGCCGCTGGCGGCGACGATTTCTGGATGCACATGTACGACGTCTTTGCGGAAGATTCCTGGAAGCTCGGCAAGACCGTCACCCTCAACGCCGGTGTTCGTTACGATATTCAGCTCACCCCGAACCCCACACACCCCAACACCTCCAGCCCGCTCGCGGCAGAGTACAACCAGACCATCAAGAACGTCGCGGACCGCATTCAGCCTCGCGTCGGTCTCTCCTGGCAGCCCATGAACGGCACGGTCGTCCGTCTCGGCTACGGCATGTTCTCCGCTCTCAACCAGGGCTCTACCTACTACGCCATGCGCGTGGAAAACGGCGTCTACCAGATCAACGAGACAGTCGGCCCCACGGGTCTGCCCGTCAAGTTCCCAGATGTCCTCTTCCCGCTGCCCACCGTCGATCCCAGCATCACCAACGCGCTCATCCCGGCTGGCGGCGCTGTGCCGGTCGCGGAGTACCCGTTCCCCACCAGCACCACACCCGTGCTGACCTCCGGCTTCCACGGCCTCTCCCCCAACTTCGTTCCTCCCATCTCGCATGAGATGGACCTCTCGGTGGAGCAGCAGCTGCCCGGCCGCTTCACCCTCAAGATCGGCTACGTCGGCACCCGTGCTGAGCACCTCCCCTACTTCGTCGACGCCAACCTCGTCGGTCAGACCCCGAGCGGCCTGCGCACCTATCAGGTCACCAAGGCGAACGGCCAGGTGCAGGCCTACACGCTGCCCTTCTACCAAAAGGCAGATCGCATCAACCCTGCCATCAGCTCGCTGAACACCGGCTTCTCCTCCGCCAACCTCTGGTACAACTCGCTGGCTACGGAGCTGCACCGCTCCTTCCAGAACGGCTTCGAGCTCGAAATCAACGAGACATGGTCGCACTCCCTCGATGATGACCAAGTCTCCGGCGCCTTCGGTACCTTCTACGGCGGCAACCCGCCCCTCGACCCCAACAATATTAAGGCTGAGTACGGCAACAGCGATACCGATCTCCGCAATCGCTTTGTCGCCACTGGCACCTACCAGTCCCACCTCATGCCGGACAACAAGGCGTTCAAGTACGTCATCAACCCCTTCAAGTTCTCCGGAAGCTACATCGCGCAGACCGGTCAGCCGAACGTAGCCGGCACCAGTGGCTATCCCGGCTCCTCCTCGGCGTCCACTGCGCTCGCTGGCGATCTCGGCGGTCCTACCGGCGCTGTCATGAGCTCTGGCAGCGGTACAGCGACCACCGGCCGTCCCTTCTACATCCAGCGCAACTCGCAGTTCGCTCCCGGTCTCCAGGATCTCGATATGCGGGTCTCGCGCGACATCCCCATCTTCCGCAGCATCTATATGCAGCTCTCCGCGGAGGCTTTCAACCTGGCCAACCACCGCATCATCACCGGCGTGAACAGCACCTACGCGACCTACGTGGCGCCCGGTGCGACGTCCTCCGGCTACACCTGCCCGGCATCCGGCGCGGGGCCAACCTCTGGCGGTTCCACCTTCGGTGGCTGCTACGTCCCCTATGTCTCGGCTACCGCAGGCTTCAATACCGCATCCGGCACCAGCAACCTGCTCTACGGCCCGCGCCAGATGCAGTTCATCGCGAAGCTGTTCTTCTAA
- a CDS encoding DUF2237 domain-containing protein, with product MSTGPQLAPQKNVLGQPLEPCGFDPLTGFYRDGCCNTGPDDRGVHTICCVVTAEFLTVSAQLGNDLSTPMPQFGFPGLRPGDHWCVCASRWLQVVQAGAACPVILEATHEATLEVVPFETLLEYAVIPKTLH from the coding sequence ATGTCCACCGGTCCGCAGCTCGCCCCTCAGAAGAACGTCCTCGGCCAGCCCCTTGAGCCCTGCGGTTTCGATCCTCTCACCGGCTTCTATCGCGACGGCTGCTGCAACACCGGCCCCGACGACCGCGGCGTCCACACCATCTGCTGCGTCGTCACCGCGGAGTTCCTCACCGTCTCCGCGCAGCTTGGCAATGATCTCTCCACACCCATGCCACAGTTCGGCTTCCCCGGCCTCAGGCCCGGCGACCACTGGTGCGTCTGCGCCAGCCGCTGGCTTCAGGTCGTCCAGGCCGGAGCCGCCTGCCCGGTCATCCTCGAGGCCACCCACGAAGCCACCCTAGAAGTCGTCCCCTTCGAGACGCTTCTCGAGTACGCCGTCATCCCCAAAACCCTTCACTGA